DNA from Onthophagus taurus isolate NC chromosome 2, IU_Otau_3.0, whole genome shotgun sequence:
TTTctaaataatactttattttcagCATGTTTTGGCGGGATAGCACTTGGAATGCATTATGGTTGGACATCACCCGTAACTccaatattaaaaaacctttacaCAGATCTCTCCGATTATCAAATAACAATAATCGAAACACTCTACATGATCGGTGGATTATTAGCACTTCCTCTAACTATATTCATTTGTGATCGACTTGGAAGAAAGAAAGCAATTTTAATCTCagctatatttaatttaacatcatGGATAATGATCGCGTTGTCAAAATCATTAACAACGATTTATATCGCAAGATTTCTTTGTGGAATTGCCGGTGATATTGGATTTGTAGCTGGGCCGATGTATATAGCAGAAATATCATCGAAATCAATTCGAGGATTATTAACGGGATGTTTTTTTATCGCTTGGTTGACAGgaattgttataatttattcggTAGCTCcttttgttaatttaacaaCTTCTTCGAGTGTTGGCGCCggaattgttttaatacaattaacgacattaatttttttgccgGAATCGCcttattatcttttattgaagaaaaatgaaaagaaatcgaaacaatctttaatgttttttcgAAACACACATAATATTGAATtggaattaaatgaaataagtGAAGCTGTTGAACGccaagagaaagaaaaaggacgtttaattgatttatttaaagataaggGAAATCGGaaagctttatttattatgacaattttgaatGCTTCGCAACATATGGCGTCAATTAGTGTTATGTTGATGAATTTACACACAATTTTAAAAGACGCCGAAGGAATTATTCCACCTGAATCTTCAGCAATAACATTTTCGGTTGTTATGTTACTTTCAGCAACTATCACCATCTCAACGGTAGATAAATTCGGacgtaaaaatttaatgatttactcCAGCACCTTGACATgcatttcattattaattttagccACTTACTTTGCTTATAAAGAACATGATGGTGATATAACAAACATTAAATGGATTCCTGTTGTTGCGGTTATTCTTTTCGCGATCGTTTTTAAAGGTGGAATGGGCATGGTACCGATTGTGATGAGTGGTGAAGTATTTCCAACGAGTGTTAAATCGATGGGAATGACGATTGCTGATGCAATTTATGTGATTTTTGGCGCGGTT
Protein-coding regions in this window:
- the LOC111427276 gene encoding facilitated trehalose transporter Tret1-like gives rise to the protein MLFQFGSKSYPKSVQFFSVIIACFGGIALGMHYGWTSPVTPILKNLYTDLSDYQITIIETLYMIGGLLALPLTIFICDRLGRKKAILISAIFNLTSWIMIALSKSLTTIYIARFLCGIAGDIGFVAGPMYIAEISSKSIRGLLTGCFFIAWLTGIVIIYSVAPFVNLTTSSSVGAGIVLIQLTTLIFLPESPYYLLLKKNEKKSKQSLMFFRNTHNIELELNEISEAVERQEKEKGRLIDLFKDKGNRKALFIMTILNASQHMASISVMLMNLHTILKDAEGIIPPESSAITFSVVMLLSATITISTVDKFGRKNLMIYSSTLTCISLLILATYFAYKEHDGDITNIKWIPVVAVILFAIVFKGGMGMVPIVMSGEVFPTSVKSMGMTIADAIYVIFGAVSIYIYQGLVIVVGIYCPFYLFALCSFGTLLFSIFCIPETRGKTLEEIQMILKGVKNEPCQNGEVKKEVIRIKSFENL